The proteins below are encoded in one region of Coffea arabica cultivar ET-39 chromosome 4c, Coffea Arabica ET-39 HiFi, whole genome shotgun sequence:
- the LOC113740261 gene encoding small ribosomal subunit protein eS1, with protein MAVGKNKRISKGKKGGKKKAADPFAKKDWYDVKAPSVFEVRNVGKTLVSRTQGTKIASEGLKHRVFEVSLADLQKDEDHAFKKIRLRAEDVQGKNVLTNFWGMNFTTDKVRSLVRKWQTLIEAHVDVKTTDNYTLRMFCIGFTKKRANQQKRTCYAQSSQIRQIRKKMVEIMRNQASSCDLKELVAKIIPESIGREIEKSTTSIFPLQNVYIRKVKILKAPKFDLGKLMEVHGDYSEDVGVKLDRPAEETVAEGETEVVGS; from the exons GGCTGATCCATTTGCTAAGAAGGATTGGTATGATGTAAAGGCACCGTCTGTTTTTGAGGTTCGAAATGTTGGAAAGACTCTTGTTTCCAGAACTCAGGGCACTAAG aTTGCTTCTGAAGGGCTAAAGCATAGAGTATTTGAGGTAAGCTTGGCTGATCTTCAGAAGGATGAGGATCATGCATTCAAGAAGATCCGTTTGAGGGCAGAAGATGTGCAAGGCAAAAATGTCCTCACAAATTTCTGG GGAATGAATTTTACAACAGACAAAGTCAGGTCCCTGGTTCGTAAGTGGCAGACATTGATTGAGGCTCATGTGGATGTCAAGACAACAGACAATTACACCCTAAGGATGTTTTGCATTGGATTTACAAAGAAACGTGCAAACCAACAGAAGAGGACCTGTTATGCTCAGTCAAGTCAGATCCGTCAG ATTCGGAAGAAAATGGTTGAGATCATGAGAAACCAAGCAAGTTCCTGTGATTTGAAGGAACTGGTTGCCAAAATCATCCCTGAGTCAATCGGCAGAGAGATAGAGAAGTCAACTACAAGCATCTTCCCTTTGCAAAATGTTTACATTCGCAAAGTGAAGATCCTCAAGGCACCCAAATTTGATCTGGGCAAGTTGATGGAG GTTCATGGTGACTATTCAGAGGATGTTGGCGTGAAGTTGGATAGGCCAGCTGAGGAAACAGTAGCAGAGGGAGAAACTGAAGTTGTTGGTTCGTAA